Genomic window (Jeotgalibaca ciconiae):
CCATAAAATTTCGGTTGAAAAAGAAAGCTACCTGCATCAAATTACGGGTAAAGAAATGATGGTTAATTCTTTCCACCATCAAGCAATCAAGGTTGTAGGAAAAGGATTGAATGTTGTAGCAAAAAGTCCAGATGGTATTATTGAAGCAGTTGAAGCAAAAGACGCAGACGTTTTAGCAATTCAATGGCACCCAGAAACAATGTTACAAATGATCAAGTCAGTAAAAATTTCTTCATTGACTTAGTAAAACGCGCGCAAAATAACTAAGAGAGCCTCGGATCATCGGTCCGAGGTCTTCTTAGCTACTTTAAAATTGATTTCGGAAGTTCCATTCGCAGGTTACGTTAGGGTTCACTACTTGGCAAGCAACCAGTCTTCCAGCCAATGTTAATAA
Coding sequences:
- a CDS encoding gamma-glutamyl-gamma-aminobutyrate hydrolase family protein (Members of this family of hydrolases with an active site Cys residue belong to MEROPS family C26.); protein product: MQKSSFDIPIHKISVEKESYLHQITGKEMMVNSFHHQAIKVVGKGLNVVAKSPDGIIEAVEAKDADVLAIQWHPETMLQMIKSVKISSLT